The following are encoded together in the Chlorocebus sabaeus isolate Y175 chromosome 12, mChlSab1.0.hap1, whole genome shotgun sequence genome:
- the RPS6 gene encoding small ribosomal subunit protein eS6: MKLNISFPATGCQKLIEVDDERKLRTFYEKRMATEVAADALGEEWKGYVVRISGGNDKQGFPMKQGVLTHGRVRLLLSKGHSCYRPRRTGERKRKSVRGCIVDANLSVLNLVIVKKGEKDIPGLTDTTVPRRLGPKRASRIRKLFNLSKEDDVRQYVVRKPLNKEGKKPRTKAPKIQRLVTPRVLQHKRRRIALKKQRTKKNKEEAAEYAKLLAKRMKEAKEKRQEQIAKRRRLSSLRASTSKSESSQK; this comes from the exons ATGAAG CTGAACATCTCCTTCCCAGCCACTGGCTGCCAGAAACTCATTGAAGTGGACGATGAACGCAAACTTCGTACTTTTTATGAGAAGCGTATGGCCACAGAAGTTGCTGCTGACGCTCTGGGTGAAGAATGGAAG GGTTATGTGGTCCGAATCAGTGGTGGGAACGACAAACAAGGTTTCCCCATGAAGCAGGGTGTCTTGACCCATGGCCGTGTCCGCCTGCTACTGAGTAAGGGGCATTCCTGTTACAGACCAAGGAGAacgggagaaagaaagagaaaatcagttCGTGGTTGCATTGTGGATGCCAATCTGAGCGTTCTCAACTTGGTTATTGTAAAAAAAG GAGAGAAGGATATTCCTGGACTGACTGATACTACAGTGCCTCGCCGCCTGGGCCCCAAAAGAGCTAGCAGAATCCGCAAACTTTTCAATCTCTCTAAAGAAGATGACGTCCGCCAGTATGTTGTAAGAAAGCCCTTAAACAAAGAAG GTAAGAAACCTAGGACCAAAGCACCCAAGATTCAGCGTCTTGTTACTCCACGTGTCCTGCAGCACAAACGGCGGCGTATTGCTCTGAAGAAGCAGCGTACtaagaaaaacaaggaagaggCTGCAGAATATGCTAAACTTTTGGCCAAAAGAATGAAG gagGCTAAGGAGAAGCGCCAGGAACAAATTGCAAAGAGACGCAGACTTTCCTCTCTGCGAGCTTCTACTTCTAAGTCTGAATCCAGTCAGAAATAA